The Ciona intestinalis unplaced genomic scaffold, KH HT000793.1, whole genome shotgun sequence genomic interval aattattagtgtgataacgtatatatatcgtttttttaattattagtgtgataacgtatatatatcgtttttttaattgttagtgtgataacgtatatatatcgtttttttaattgttagtgtgataacgtatatatatcgtttttttaattgttagtgtgataacgtatatatatcgtttttttaattgttagtgtgataacgtatatatatcgtttttttaattgttagtgtgataacgtatatatatcgtttttttaattgttagtgtgataacgtatatatatcgtttttttaattgttagtgtgataacgtatatatatcGTTTAATTATTAGTGTGATAACGGACGACTTCTAACAAGACCATGCGGTGTAGGAACTGTATTTAATCCAGTTCATCTAGTGTGTGACTGGCCACGTAATGTTGTTGGCTGCGATGGTTCGAACCCAGTACGCCAAACAACAACTGGAGCAACTACAACAGGTGTTGTATCAACGACTACAAGTACTGGTGCGAGTACCACCACATCTGTACCAGTTACAAATGCACCAACGACTACAATTACAGCGCCAACTACCACAAATTCACCTGgtactttattttgttattttacttttacgaTTTCTTTTCTATTTCTTTTCTATTCAATATGCGTGAAGTCCCttttgaaaaacaaagatttGGGCAAGCTAACACCCAGGCTGCTTGCATTCGTCTGTATACTGTTACTGTTTAAAGCTGGTTAAACGGTTggaatattatatagtagggtggggaagatgggacactttttcattatattttcttgtcccattttgtagtaaaaaaataatagtcaaagaattataaaaccgtaccctcgcGACTCCTATATATctcgctgttaattgtttaaaacacaatcaaaatTTTGGGATANNNNNNNNNNNNNNNNNNNNNNNNNNNNNNNNNNNNNNNNNNNNNNNNNNNNNNNNNNNNNNNNNNNNNNNNNNNNNNNNNNNNNNNNNNNNNNNNNNNNNNNNNNNNNNNNNNNNNNNNNNNNNNNNNNNNNNNNNNNNNNNNNNNNNNNNNNNNNNNNNNNNNNNNNNNNNNNNNNNNNNNNNNNNNNNNNNNNNNNNNNNNNNNNNNNNNNNNNNNNNNNNNNNNNNNNNNNNNNNNNNNNNNNNNNNNNNNNNNNNNNNNNNNNNNNNNNNNNNNNNNNNNNNNNNNNNNNNNNNNNNNNNNNNNNNNNNNNNNNNNNNNNNNNNNNNNNNNNNNNNNNNNNNNNNNNNNNNNNNNNNNNNNNNNNNNNNNNNNNNNNNNNNNNNNNNNNNNNNNNNNNNNNNNNNNNNNNNNNNNNNNNNNNNNNNNNNNNNNNNNNNNNNNNNNNNNNN includes:
- the LOC108950752 gene encoding chitin-binding domain protein cbd-1-like, giving the protein MDSAGNGISTIPFEKPGDCANFYQCDNGRLLTRPCGVGTVFNPVHLVCDWPRNVVGCDGSNPVRQTTTGATTTGVVSTTTSTGASTTTSVPVTNAPTTTITAPTTTNSP